A stretch of DNA from Triticum dicoccoides isolate Atlit2015 ecotype Zavitan chromosome 2A, WEW_v2.0, whole genome shotgun sequence:
GTGCGATTGAGATAAACATAACCAAGATGAAGCGATATATTGTACTAGCGGGTTAAAAAAATAGAGCTCGGTATTTGTGCCTTGGTGGTGACTGGGGAAAGGCCCCTTGGATGCAGGATGCATAACCAAGCAACTCGCTACCGCTTGCACTTGTTGCAGTAATGGGTTAGCGCGGACACCTTGGATGCACATCTGTAGCAGAAGCTGCTTCCACACCTAAAACAAATCAAACAAGGGAGCCGCAAATCATTTCACATTTGTCAAGTACAGCAGTGAGCGATCTGTCAGGAGTTGTAATCTGATCCGTACCTGCATTTGATGTAGTTGCATCCTTCCGATTTCTCCACGTACATCCTGCACTTGGGGCACCGCTGCCACCTCTGCCGTCCGGCGAGCCTCCTCAGCAGGAGGTCCTCCCGGCCGCGCTCGTCCTGCCCGAGCTCCTGAAACTCCTTGCACCCGACCCCGGCGTGCCACGGAGCGACGCACCGGGCGCAGAACAGCCTGTGGCAATGCGGGcactcggcctccacgatcgctgcCGCACCGGCCTCACCATCGGCGAGAAGAGGCGCCGAGCATTCCTTGTACGGGCAGTACACCCTTTTGGCGCCGAGCAAAGACTCGCACAGTAGGAAGCCCCACTTGTCGAGCAGGTCCGAGGAGATGATGCCCATGCAGCTCTCCGGCTCGACGGCGCCCTCCTTGCAGCCGGGGTCGGGGCATTTGACGCGGGCGACGTTCTCGCCCAGCTTAGCCGCGACGTACTGGGCGACGCAGCCCGAGCAGAAGGCGTGGCCGCACGAGCCCACGCTGAACTTGAGGGTGCCAGGCACCGTCTCCATGCAGATGGCGCAGTCGAAGAGCTCGCGgtggccgtcgccgtcgccgtcgaccaCCGACGCGTCAACACCGGTCAACATGGGGTCGATGGGCGATACGATGAACGTCTCTGGCCTGGGTACACGAGGTGATATTGAAAATTGAGTTCGTTGCGCCGATCAAATACATCTCCGCTCCGTGCCGCAGTACGATTACGAATGAATCAAGCGCAGGGGAGTAAATAAAACTGACCACACAACGAACACGACCATCGTCATCGCCACGGCGAGGCCCCAGCAGCACCATGCCTTTGCTCGCCCGCTCAGACCCTTCTCATCTGCAGGAGAAGGGCACACGGCGAGCGGGGACACGTCGAGGACCGTCTTGCCCGGGTTGGCCTCTTCGTCGGCGCCGCCCCTTCGGTAGCACATGGCCGCCGTGCCGGCCGCAGCGGTGACGTTGTTGCCGGCCAAGGCCCCGCTCCGGCTCTCGGGCACGAGGCCTTTGAACGGCTGCtcctcggcggagaagacggcgaggAGAAGAAGGGCCGTGAAGGGGACGGCCCCGGCGGACGGCATTGCGCTTCTCCCACTCCGTCGTCGCGTGTGCTAGTCGTGTGCTTGGTTCGGTTGGATCTGGGTTCAGGTTGAGCTATATCCGCGTATCGCGCGCGTGCACGTATCCGCGTGAAACGGAACCCCTCGAAACTCGTCGCCGGTGGAGAATTATGATCCATCGGGTCCTGTGCCATGCCAAGGAGGCAAAAGATTGGTCGTCTCCTTGTGGAATGAACGTGATGAATCGTGTCGTCGTTGCGTGGCTTTCACTATTAATTGATCCCATGCACGTTCCGCTGCTACTAGTTTTTCTCAAGTACAACAATGACGTATAATATTTTTATAGAAGGAAAGATAGTTAATTACAAGAACCCGTCTTCGCATCGAACAAATGAGAATCGATACTCCAACACCTAACTCCGATGCATCCTAAGCTAACTTCTCACAAATCTTTGTAGACCTCCTACACCTATCCCCGCAGCTCGCCATTCTGCGATCTCAGCCAGCACCAAGATGGGTATGAGAGACACCGGTCCATCCTGTTGAACACCCTGACATTTCTTTGCTTCCAAAGGATCCATGCCACCGCGTTGATTAAAGTGTCAAAGCCTCTCCTATCAGCTCGAGTGAACTTCTTTCTTTCCCTAAGCCACCGAGCTGAGAATGCGTCCACTTGGGCCGTTCCTTGCACATTTAGTCTAAGGAGGTCGAACACACTCTGTGCCACACTTCCCTGCTGCTACTAGTTATGTTACTAGGACAATTAGTGATTAGTACGTTAGTTCATGACTTTCTACTGTCCATATCAATGTGATTGTGTAGATAGATGTTTTTTAAATCCTGCTACTTGGATGCCGATATTACGCGAACATTCTGTCTGGGAAAGCCTCAGATCGAACAATTCATTTGATACTGGGAGAAGGCATAGATGGAAGGAATTCGTTCGAGAGCGCCCCTGTGGGATctggcttgcctgctcccttcccatgctcccatccgtgctcccacttcaccctacggttgtcttttttcctcttttctttgtaatctaatcatctccccctcccccctgattttaagtgggTGGAGCCggaccttattttgttccaatcaaatcaagacacgtacgcgggagcacggatgggcacacgcccggggagcaggcaagtctcgtccgccCCGGTGCGAACACCCTCGTATAGTCCACTACATGCCTTTTTGCTATAACTAAATGAAAGAAAAAATAAAGCTCAGTTTAACCCAGTTTTTACTGTGACTACAAAACCCCAATTATGGTTGTGAGTTTGTGACTAATAAAGTACAGATTTCGCCATGCTACAAAAATTGCAAATGTCTGAAGAAATGAAAAGATGAATTTTCCCGTGATAGATATATTGAAAAACAAGATACTACTACAGAATCCTAATGGTTCAAACCAAAAGTAATGTCATCGTCTTTATAAGCAAAATTTGACATCATGGTCAAAATGATATTTTTATACGAAATAGCATTAAAGAAAAAGTTCATGGCAATTTGCATCTGTACATGGTTGCAAGAAAATATGGATTAAAATTGTATGGTATTTTTACTATATGCATCAAATGATTAAAAAATGTGGACTAGAAAAATGCCGTCATGTGGCAAAACAAAAGGGAAAAATTTGCCATCTTGTTCAATAATTGCCATGTTTTTTAAAGGAAATATTAAACAGTCTACATAAGCAAAAAACCCCATAAACAATGGAAAAGGCAAAACTTGCCATGGATGGGAAGTACTTTTGCCATGACAAATAAAATAAATTTGCCATGCGCGACCAAAAGTAAATTTGTCATCTATGTAAAGTTGGAAAGTTAAGAAAACGTGGGAAAATCGATTTCATTTTAGGAACATCGATGGGAGAAAAACCAGAGATGGTTGAAAAAATCAAAGAAGAGAAGGGGAGGGGGCGTATATAAGGAGGTTGGACGAAGGAGAAGTGAAATGAGAATCTTACGTTCTTTGTAAGTAGTGGAGATTAGCACAAATGCATGTGCGTGGCAAAGTGAGAGGAAATTGAAGTGAACCCTCCAGAGCGGCACAATGGTGCCACCCAACGTCGGCAAAGAGGTGCATGCCAAGGTTTAAAAGAAAAAACATTATCAGTTGTACATTAGGCACGAAAGATGTCTTAATACCAGTGGTAAGAAGCACTTATCTTTTTCATAATCCTAAAATCTACTCTCTCGCTTCGGTTTGTCGGAGCTATCTCACAAATCTGAGCAACCAGGGTACATATATAGTGATTGGAGGGAATGAATATCACATGCTTACTTTTCCCACAAAATATTTGATTAGAAAATATTGATGTCCCCTTCGTAATCTtctacctctccctcctcctcctcctccttgctagGTGAATGGGCGATCACTCAAGCGGGTTCCATTCATAGATTTCATCATTGCGATGCTCGGTGGAAGATAGGGAACTAGACGGCTGCCATCtattttttcgaaaaggggcgctttattacttaaaagattttaagcattacacccggcctctgcataattaaGTTGCACACAGTCAAATAAGATCCTCTcacacaaaagaaaaataaaacgacAAATTACAACGAAACATGTAGAGTCCGTATAACGCCTAATGTAGAGGGGGGGCAATCCTTagatcatgctgccacccatgttgggtaaaagtatccctcgccgtaGCCTCCAATTGTGTACACACCTCCTTAATCAAGCCTCGATTCTCCACAcgttgtagagaggaccataaacgaagagtCCCGGTACATCTGTAGATAAACTGCAACagagaagtacttttatcgttaaaaaccttatcatttctacatagccaaagcgaccaaataacggcaagcgctcccaccctgagaagagttctaaacctgtgatcaatcccatgtaaccagttgccaaatacattagcaacactacagggaggatacaagccagaagctatttggatgactgaccatatagaacgagccaatttgcattggaagaataaatgttttattgtctccTCATGGTGACAAAATACACATTGCGGGCTTCCATGCCAATTtctcttaataaggttatctttagtaagaatgactccgcaacgaagataccatgcaaagattttattcttcAGAGGTATattcatcttccagatcttcttgtTATTAACAACTGGCACATCAGATAGGAGTAACGCTCTATACATAGAATCCACTGAGAATTGTCCATTCCCATGGAGGTTCCATCGGAATACATCAGACCCATGTGACAAGTGCACCGTGGACAACCGTTGGAGCAGGATATTCCATGATTGGAGTCTGGGTCCAATTAAGTCTCTTCTGAACGTCACATTTGGCGGAAATGATTCCATTACCGTGGGATAGTATCACCTTTGTGGCGCACAATGTTGTATAGAGCCGGATATTGTTCCCGGAGTGTGGCATTTCCTAGCCACttgtcctcccagaatctaatttccgagccgtccttaatcgagaaggatccatagcagaagaaatatttcttcgtagTCATTAGACCTGCCCAAAAGTGGGAATGCCCAGGCTTCCAATATACTTGGGATACCGCCTTGGAACCCACATATTTCCTCCTTAGGAAGGTTTGCCATACACCATCTTTCGTTAGTAATTTAAACAACCATTTGTCGAGGAGGGCCCTATTCTTAACGTCAAGGTCATGAATGCCCAACCCGCCTTGGTCTTTGGGACGGCAAACCACACTCTATTTAGCCAGTCGATATTTCTTTCTCTcactatctccttgccaaaagaatcttgatcggAAGTAATCCAATCTATGTAAAACTCCTTTCGGTAACTagaagaaggaaatcatatataGTACCATATTACTAAGTACTGAATTTATGGGGACCAATCTTCCACCCAGATACAACAGTTTACCTTTCCAACTGCTAAGTCTTTTGTGCAGTCTCTCCTTGACGTGTTTCCATTCAGCATTTGTGAGTCTCCGATAATGTATCGGTATCCCCAAATATGTGATCGGAAACTGACCCAACCCACATCCGAACAGTTCAGCGTATAGGT
This window harbors:
- the LOC119359184 gene encoding E3 ubiquitin-protein ligase RNF144A-like, whose product is MPSAGAVPFTALLLLAVFSAEEQPFKGLVPESRSGALAGNNVTAAAGTAAMCYRRGGADEEANPGKTVLDVSPLAVCPSPADEKGLSGRAKAWCCWGLAVAMTMVVFVVWPETFIVSPIDPMLTGVDASVVDGDGDGHRELFDCAICMETVPGTLKFSVGSCGHAFCSGCVAQYVAAKLGENVARVKCPDPGCKEGAVEPESCMGIISSDLLDKWGFLLCESLLGAKRVYCPYKECSAPLLADGEAGAAAIVEAECPHCHRLFCARCVAPWHAGVGCKEFQELGQDERGREDLLLRRLAGRQRWQRCPKCRMYVEKSEGCNYIKCRCGSSFCYRCASKVSALTHYCNKCKR